CTGTGGAAAAAGGCATGGAATTTCCAGAATGCTCCTGTCCACACCACAGAACCATTAAACTGAAGAACAGCTACACTGCTCCCTCTCTTTCATCCATGTGTAATGATAATTCCATACTTAGACCCAACAGCAAGATGGACTGGCAAAAAGAGACCAAAAACAGCACAAAAGGGAAATGCGACAAAAAATATGGGTACAGCATTGATGGTATCAGTGACACACAACAAGAACTTGTGAATGATCATTCATCAAACCAAACAAATGACATAGACCAACTAAATACAcaaaatgaaagtctgaacaaggCAAACCTTTGGCAGGGAAATAATGGAATTTCAAAAGGTTGCATAGCATTGAATGGCTTGAGGGAGAGTGGTGAGGGGACAAGTTTGCAGGTGGCGCAACTGATATACAGTGATGTAAAATTTGACCTCGCTGCCCTGCTTTCAAAAAAGGATGTTGAGTTAGCTCAAAGCAGTAAAACTGTGAACCACACCATGACCATAACCGTGGACCGTTTGATGCAAAAAGACCTTCAAGGTGAAAACAGTCAGCTTCTCTATGAGGGTAAGATTTTACGACCCCATGATTGTTTTTCAGAAACCAAAAGTTCCACTACCGCATTGAGCCCAAAGTCACCAAAAACTCACCAAAGCCAAGCAGCTTCAGATCTGTCAAAAGAAAAGGTTTTGTTGGTCAATGAGGGATCTTGGCATGGATCTACCCCAATTAGAAGCCCCGTGAGAGCCACCAGCTTGAACTTGAAGGCTAGCAGGAGACAAGGGAAAAAAGGTTCATATCAGATTACAGTCAATCCTTTGGATACAATTGAGAGCAGCAAAGTCAACTGTGCTATGGATAATTCTGAGCTAGTCCTTATGGGATCATCATCTGCCATGCCTGTAAAAAATATAGCTGTCACTGTCTTGGGAAAGGGACAATCTGAGCAGAAGACTTCAGTAAGTGTACTCAACCCTGTACAGCAACCTAATGCACATTTGATATCTTTACCTATAATTGAGCCTCCAACAAAATCATTAAAATTGAAAGGTATTTCAACTAATGCAGTGGAAGCATTGAACTTTGAAGATGAGAGTCCTGATAAGATTGACCACCAGCTTAAACCTTTGAATCAGATTTCAGTATCGAAAACTTGCTGTGACCATGAGGACTGCAGCTGCAAAACTGTATTGAACAAAACATATCTTTGCAGAGGTGAGAATGGAAGCTGCTCTAACAGGATTCCGGGGTCTTCAACTCCTGACAAAGTAGAAGATGGGGAGTCTTCATCTCTTTCACCCCAACATCCAAAAGCAGAACTGTCTATCCCAAGTCAAGCTGCCTTTGATCTGTCTGAGGATCAAATTAGAATCTGGGCAGCTGAGATGGTTCTTGCTTTAGAAAGTCTACATCAGCAGGGAATTATATGTCTGGATCTAAACCCCAGAAACGTACTTGTGGATAATGCAGGTGAGAGAATAGAAGGGAAGGCAAGATTTGCATTGGTATTTCTCACCTGATGCTTCTTTGTCATATTGGGACGGGGGTTGTTGTGTTATGTCATTGACTAGAACTACTGTTTTTTTATCTTGACAGGTCACATTTGTCTCACATACTTTGGTCAGTGGAGTGAAGTTGAAGTTCAGTGTAGCACCAAAGCCATAGAGGATATGTATTGTGCACCAGGTAATGGCTGTGGTTTGGGAGTACAAGATTGAATCCAGGTGCTGTACTGGATTTCCCGCTGAAGTGCTTTGGGAATtattgttaaaagcaaaatatgaaTATAAATTGTTGATTTACTTACTTGGCAATCACCCACACACATACTGAGACATACAGATTCTAAAGATTCTACATTCAATTCTTGGCCTGTTTTAGCTGGCCTGAGCTGTGCTTTTGGATCATTTAAAATTTTGGTTCTTTGCTCCTACATTTTTGTGCAATGGCTGCTTGAGATTCAAATAAGTGGTAGCTGGATGAGCTCTAAACCAGGTTGCTTGTGATGGCCCTCCTGCATGAACAGCCCAGTAACCACTTTGTTTATATATAAAGAATGAATATTTGGGCAAGGAGCAAGAAAGTTAGACAACTTGGAAGTTATCCTTAATGAGTTTGCTTGTCAACTAACAGGATCAAGGTTCACTTattacccctgtgctcactgatctacattggcttctGGTCAGGCAATGCCTTGATTATAAAATTCTCATATTTTTGtttttccaatctctccacacccctcatgtctctgtaaccttctctggcccacaaccctctgaaataCCTGCGCtcatccaattctggtctcttcaaCATCCTTAATCAGACAGCCTGGAAGATAGCGTCAGACAGGTGCAGTTTCCTGTAGAGAAGCTAACCTGGGAATGGGGAAAGCAAAGACAGATTCAAGCCAGTAGGTGGAAATTTTAGGACCGATATCAGGAACCTACCTCTTCACTCAAAATGATGCTCCCAGCAGGTGATAAAGGCAAAAACCCTGAAATCATTTAACAAAACAATTAGATGCAACAGTGGGGAAATGTAAAGTTTTTCTGGATGGATGAATAAGATGGGCCCAGAGCCTTAAATATATTTGACTCCGA
This Mustelus asterias chromosome 18, sMusAst1.hap1.1, whole genome shotgun sequence DNA region includes the following protein-coding sequences:
- the rps6kl1 gene encoding ribosomal protein S6 kinase-like 1 isoform X1; protein product: MMYSFAGERPPGQDAEPCSRPLSQARVYLEQIRSRVSPNIQEGHQATRSAATKRDYLVDAAKQIRLALDREVNEDYEAAFNYYKNGVDLLLKGVQVDPNKERREAVKRKTTQYLKRAEEIFNSHLQGSLGNGTDDSGGFSSLRFRPNRILSSPVEDLKMSKVVAIIDKVLLVQNPSTNEPFIVKSLPKCSLVNRERQTIIPQGVPFMVRLLQYYVSDDAVFLHLEHVPAGKLWSQLRHFRPSTVEKGMEFPECSCPHHRTIKLKNSYTAPSLSSMCNDNSILRPNSKMDWQKETKNSTKGKCDKKYGYSIDGISDTQQELVNDHSSNQTNDIDQLNTQNESLNKANLWQGNNGISKGCIALNGLRESGEGTSLQVAQLIYSDVKFDLAALLSKKDVELAQSSKTVNHTMTITVDRLMQKDLQGENSQLLYEGKILRPHDCFSETKSSTTALSPKSPKTHQSQAASDLSKEKVLLVNEGSWHGSTPIRSPVRATSLNLKASRRQGKKGSYQITVNPLDTIESSKVNCAMDNSELVLMGSSSAMPVKNIAVTVLGKGQSEQKTSVSVLNPVQQPNAHLISLPIIEPPTKSLKLKGISTNAVEALNFEDESPDKIDHQLKPLNQISVSKTCCDHEDCSCKTVLNKTYLCRGENGSCSNRIPGSSTPDKVEDGESSSLSPQHPKAELSIPSQAAFDLSEDQIRIWAAEMVLALESLHQQGIICLDLNPRNVLVDNAGHICLTYFGQWSEVEVQCSTKAIEDMYCAPEVGGVGGVTEACDWWSLGALLFELLTGMALSQCYPSRIHPHTQLRLPDHLSPAAVSLLQQLLQWNYHCRLGSGENGAQEIKSHSFFSSVHWNKLNGYR
- the rps6kl1 gene encoding ribosomal protein S6 kinase-like 1 isoform X3, whose product is MMYSFAGERPPGQDAEPCSRPLSQARVYLEQIRSRVSPNIQEGHQATRSAATKRDYLVDAAKQIRLALDREVNEDYEAAFNYYKNGVDLLLKGVQVDPNKERREAVKRKTTQYLKRAEEIFNSHLQGSLGNGTDDSGGFSSLRFRPNRILSSPVEDLKMSKVVAIIDKVLLVQNPSTNEPFIVKSLPKCSLVNRERQTIIPQGVPFMVRLLQYYVSDDAVFLHLEHVPAGKLWSQLRHFRPSTVEKGMEFPECSCPHHRTIKLKNSYTAPSLSSMCNDNSILRPNSKMDWQKETKNSTKGKCDKKYGYSIDGISDTQQELVNDHSSNQTNDIDQLNTQNESLNKANLWQGNNGISKGCIALNGLRESGEGTSLQVAQLIYSDVKFDLAALLSKKDVELAQSSKTVNHTMTITVDRLMQKDLQGENSQLLYEGKILRPHDCFSETKSSTTALSPKSPKTHQSQAASDLSKEKVLLVNEGSWHGSTPIRSPVRATSLNLKASRRQGKKGSYQITVNPLDTIESSKVNCAMDNSELVLMGSSSAMPVKNIAVTVLGKGQSEQKTSVSVLNPVQQPNAHLISLPIIEPPTKSLKLKGISTNAVEALNFEDESPDKIDHQLKPLNQISVSKTCCDHEDCSCKTVLNKTYLCRGENGSCSNRIPGSSTPDKVEDGESSSLSPQHPKAELSIPSQAAFDLSEDQIRIWAAEMVLALESLHQQGIICLDLNPRNVLVDNAGHICLTYFGQWSEVEVQCSTKAIEDMYCAPEVGGVGGVTEACDWWSLGALLFELLTGMALSQCYPSRIHPHTQLRLPDHLSPAAVSLLQQLCTLEQAEWLSVRHVA
- the rps6kl1 gene encoding ribosomal protein S6 kinase-like 1 isoform X2, which translates into the protein MMYSFAGERPPGQDAEPCSRPLSQARVYLEQIRSRVSPNIQEGHQATRSAATKRDYLVDAAKQIRLALDREVNEDYEAAFNYYKNGVDLLLKGVQVDPNKERREAVKRKTTQYLKRAEEIFNSHLQGSLGNGTDDSGGFSSLRFRPNRILSSPVEDLKMSKVVAIIDKVLLVQNPSTNEPFIVKSLPKCSLVNRERQTIIPQGVPFMVRLLQYYVSDDAVFLHLEHVPGKLWSQLRHFRPSTVEKGMEFPECSCPHHRTIKLKNSYTAPSLSSMCNDNSILRPNSKMDWQKETKNSTKGKCDKKYGYSIDGISDTQQELVNDHSSNQTNDIDQLNTQNESLNKANLWQGNNGISKGCIALNGLRESGEGTSLQVAQLIYSDVKFDLAALLSKKDVELAQSSKTVNHTMTITVDRLMQKDLQGENSQLLYEGKILRPHDCFSETKSSTTALSPKSPKTHQSQAASDLSKEKVLLVNEGSWHGSTPIRSPVRATSLNLKASRRQGKKGSYQITVNPLDTIESSKVNCAMDNSELVLMGSSSAMPVKNIAVTVLGKGQSEQKTSVSVLNPVQQPNAHLISLPIIEPPTKSLKLKGISTNAVEALNFEDESPDKIDHQLKPLNQISVSKTCCDHEDCSCKTVLNKTYLCRGENGSCSNRIPGSSTPDKVEDGESSSLSPQHPKAELSIPSQAAFDLSEDQIRIWAAEMVLALESLHQQGIICLDLNPRNVLVDNAGHICLTYFGQWSEVEVQCSTKAIEDMYCAPEVGGVGGVTEACDWWSLGALLFELLTGMALSQCYPSRIHPHTQLRLPDHLSPAAVSLLQQLLQWNYHCRLGSGENGAQEIKSHSFFSSVHWNKLNGYR
- the rps6kl1 gene encoding ribosomal protein S6 kinase-like 1 isoform X4; this translates as MMYSFAGERPPGQDAEPCSRPLSQARVYLEQIRSRVSPNIQEGHQATRSAATKRDYLVDAAKQIRLALDREVNEDYEAAFNYYKNGVDLLLKGVQVDPNKERREAVKRKTTQYLKRAEEIFNSHLQGSLGNGTDDSGGFSSLRFRPNRILSSPVEDLKMSKVVAIIDKVLLVQNPSTNEPFIVKSLPKCSLVNRERQTIIPQGVPFMVRLLQYYVSDDAVFLHLEHVPAGKLWSQLRHFRPSTVEKGMEFPECSCPHHRTIKLKNSYTAPSLSSMCNDNSILRPNSKMDWQKETKNSTKGKCDKKYGYSIDGISDTQQELVNDHSSNQTNDIDQLNTQNESLNKANLWQGNNGISKGCIALNGLRESGEGTSLQVAQLIYSDVKFDLAALLSKKDVELAQSSKTVNHTMTITVDRLMQKDLQGENSQLLYEGKILRPHDCFSETKSSTTALSPKSPKTHQSQAASDLSKEKVLLVNEGSWHGSTPIRSPVRATSLNLKASRRQGKKGSYQITVNPLDTIESSKVNCAMDNSELVLMGSSSAMPVKNIAVTVLGKGQSEQKTSVSVLNPVQQPNAHLISLPIIEPPTKSLKLKGISTNAVEALNFEDESPDKIDHQLKPLNQISVSKTCCDHEDCSCKTVLNKTYLCRGENGSCSNRIPGSSTPDKVEDGESSSLSPQHPKAELSIPSQAAFDLSEDQIRIWAAEMVLALESLHQQGIICLDLNPRNVLVDNAEVGGVGGVTEACDWWSLGALLFELLTGMALSQCYPSRIHPHTQLRLPDHLSPAAVSLLQQLLQWNYHCRLGSGENGAQEIKSHSFFSSVHWNKLNGYR